One Rhizoctonia solani chromosome 3, complete sequence genomic region harbors:
- a CDS encoding Zinc finger, C3HC4 type (RING finger) protein — protein MAESKNQGGVSDSRSEELFRQLVTCGICLQLYVDPVALLDCLHLACGSCAKQWLKSSELCHQCRGPVRGVHDSHHTLAVVEAYQSVAPNSGLCQERTPEITSVLRSQYKPGQQFNIGGGDEVNSDGSPSELPDTEYEGEESYESSQAYSGEIQLLQDLFREILAFRGSSLPKASWHGNTNGGANPSHVNADDTVCTSCALDLVEASVFEWWLSKRQSTTATVELSEDIMTREDCWYGIECRTARHNEQHARSYNHICRNTVANQLTEHDDLPENGNRYVTESTNLYANFPAFSPSAIMFRDKGKEPSFMCSSVRPTRSGIDIIPGKLTIWGPYLGVQVYYGERGREYLQSGQVQLLMDTKSMRWVQTSRGIVPEDCRPVVGGRRTDAGRSRLLFHCAVWWRGQRIPGYTSTDAEYATITWDGQEWYFKDNYEILCWN, from the exons ATGGCAGAGTCTAAAAACCAAGGGGGTGTCTCGGACTCCAGGAGCGAAGAGTTGTTTCGCCAATTGGTAACTTGTG GAATATGTCTACAACTATACGTCGACCCTGTTGCTCTTCTTGACTGTCTACACCTTGCCTGTGGCTCGTGCGCGAAGCAATGGCTCAAAAG TTCCGAACTTTGTCACCAATGTCGTGGGCCCGTTCGAGGGGTACACGATAGTCACCATACTCTGGCGGTGGTCGAGGCGTACCAATCGGTCGCCCCAAACTCTGGCTTGTGTCAAGAACGAACTCCTGAAATTACGTCTGTGTTACGCAGCCaatataagccaggtcaacaATTTAATATCGGTGGAGGAGACGAAGTGAACTCAGATGGAAGTCCTAGCGAACTTCCGGATACTGAATATGAAGGCGAGGAATCCTACGAGTCGTCCCAGGCATATTCCGGGGAAATTCAGCT CCTTCAGGATTTGTTCCGTGAAATCCTTGCTTTTCGAGGTTCAAGCTTACCAaaggcatcttggcatggcaatACAAACGGCGGGGCCAATCCCTCCCATGTTAACGCCGATGATACAGTATGCACCTCCTGCGCACTGGACCTTGTGGAAGCAAGTGTGTTTGAATGGTGGTTGTCCAAACGCCAATCCACAACGGCCACGGTTGAACTCTCGG AGGACATAATGACCCGAGAAGACTGTTGGTACGGTATAGAATGTCGTACCGCTCGCCACAATGAACAACATGCTAGAAGCTACAATCACATTTGTCGGAATACGGTAGCCAACCAATTAACGGAACATGATGATCTCCCAGAGAACGGAAATCGTTATGTGACTGAAAGCACTAACTTATACGCGAATTTTCCTGCATTCAGCCCATCAGCCATTATGTTCCGGGATAAAGGGAAAGAACCGTCCTTCATGTGCTCCTCGGTTCGCCCTACTAGATCAGGAATCGATATAATACCTGGCAAGCTTACCATCTGGGGCCCCTACCTTGGTGTGCAGGTTTATTACGGGGAGAGGGGAAGGGAGTATTTACAATCTGGACAAGTACAACTATTAATGGACACAAAAAGCATGCGCTGGGTCCAGACCTCACGCGGGATAGTTCCAGAAGACTGTCGTCCAGTGGTCGGTGGTCGGAGAACCGATGCTGGCAGATCTCGGCTTCTATTTCATTGCGCCGTGTGGTGGCGTGGTCAAAGGATCCCAGGCTACACCTCTACGGATGCAGAATACGCTACAATTACTTGGGATGGGCAAGAGTGGTATTTTAAGGACAACTATGAGATCTTGTGTTGGAATTGA
- a CDS encoding OPT oligopeptide transporter protein: MYFGLQTGWISMMSMQSALLGYLFSLFYSRPMTRQELVVLQTTAVATGTMPLAAGFVGVIPALGLLDYKHDNAHPVKVGLFDGILWGCAVALFGVFLAPPLRRQMIIKEELVFPSGTATAQLISVLHETQEGTQDEERTYISQSGSRVTRRRGYEALPAEEPDVSDQDSVDDGEQNQLENYDIAQSWKILGSSFAASALLTLSAYFFPVVFNIPLFGVYLAREWLWYFSPSFSYVGQGIIMGFPTTLSMSLGMVFGWGILSPLSKFKGWAPGPTGDMIVGARGWILWVALAIICADSFVSITPTIYRLLRSAYLTLLSKGAVVVSEEIPEDEPASRLVPNKWVWSGLLASVVVGTVLVWFVFGYEGIKPWATVLGFIMGAVLSHLGARALGETDLNPVSALGKISQVFFAFLQPGNVVANIIAGGVAEAGAQQAGDLMQDLKTGHLLHASPRAQFYGQMIGSVLSIFVSAIAYNLYTRAYTIPGPQFPAPTAYVWLSFARLIGSGGGLPDHIKPFIINAAVITALIASFKAQALTRGKWWAKWIPSGVAFAIGFLNTPSFTIARLIGGIAELLYRRRVARLRSNGEAASDVECTDRESKEDVSDHKSEELFRSLVTCGICLQLYVDPVALLNCLHLACGACAKEWLKSSKSCHECRGPVRGVHDSHYALAVVEAYHSVAPNSSLCQERTPEVIAALREQYKPGQKLTIGEESEESSDESRSDSSESENEDNESPEEESYYRELRLHNDSCPFCDRAGGSGGEFMCPVPCARPADDVGSRTVPVGHTICSECHRFLPTRSDLLHLHCAVCTRTTCSEFGKSCLPSLTAAEVRVELELGVLRDADFRGDYELPLTHAFGDNEFERDIFRTWATNTDFSLQDLFREILAFRGSSLPKASWHGNANEAIGSPYVSVDDKVCTSCVLDLVEASLFEWWICKRQSGAIELPEDVTTREDCWYGVECRTARHNYRHAMNYNHICRKTSIDQQTESHDSPENGNRYVAYSGDLNTTFPAFSPSAIIFRDKGKELSFMCSSVRGTEPLADIIPGKATVWGFGYGVYVYYGEEGQEHLQDGSVQLLIDTKGMHWVPASCGVVPEGCRPVVGGRRVSAGRTLELHHCAVWWYGQRVPGYVCKDSGYAAITWGGQEWYFKDNYELLCWK, translated from the exons ATGTATTTTGGACTACAGACTGGGTGGATTAGCAT GATGTCTATGCAGTCCGCCCTCTTGGGCTACCTGTTTTCACTGTTCTACTCGCGACCGATGACTCGCCAAGAACTTGTAGTACTTCAAACCACCGCAGTTGCTACTGGGACTATGCC TTTGGCGGCAGGATTCGTGGGAGTAATCCCCGCTCTCGGTCTACTCGATTACAAACATGATAACGCACATCCGGTTAAAGTTGGACTGTTCGACGGGATTCTTTGGGGTTGTGCAGTTGCGCTTTTCGG AGTGTTCTTGGCACCTCCGTTGAGACGGCAGATG ATTATTAAAGAAGAGCTGGTTTTCCCATCGGGAACTGCGACAGCACAGCTTATTTCCGTATTGCATGAAACGCAGGAAGGGACACAAGACGAGGAGCGGACATATATATCGCAATCTGGATCTCGCGTGACAAGGCGCCGAGGATACGAGGCTCTCCCTGCTGAAGAGCCTGATGTATCTGACCAAGATTCTGTGGATGACGGAGAACAGAACCAGTTAGAGAATTACGACATCGCTCAGAGCTGGAAAATATTGGGCTCGAGTTTTGCTGCCTCGGCTCTATTGACC CTGTCGGCGTATTTCTTTCCCGTTGTTTTCAATATTCCATTATTTGGAGTATACCTTGCTCGTGAATGGCTTTGGTACTTCTCTCCAAGTTTCTCGTATGTGGGGCAGGGTATCATCATGGGGTTTCCAACCACCCTGAGCATGAGCCTA GGGATGGTTTTCGGCTGGGGTATACTTTCCCCTCTTTCTAAATTCAAAGGATGGGCTCCAGGGCCGACGGGGGATATGATTGTAGGTGCGAGAGGCTGGATATTATGGGTCGCTCTA GCCATAATATGCGCGGATTCATTTGTTTCCATTACTCCTACTATCTACCGGCTCTTGAGATCGGCATATCTTACCCTACTATCCAAG GGAGCGGTTGTTGTTTCTGAAGAAATCCCGGAAGACGAGCCTGCGTCGAGACTCGTACCAAACAAATGGGTTTGGAGCGGATTGCTCGCGTCGGTGGTGGTAGGAACCGTGCTCGTTTGGTTCGTGTTCGGATATGAAGGCATAAAACCATGGGCGACTGTACTCGGATTTATTATGGGCGCCGTTCTTAGCCATCTTGG GGCGAGAGCATTGGGGGAGACAGATCTCAACCCCGTGTCGGCTTTAGGCAAGATCAG CCAAGTCTTCTTTGCTTTCCTCCAGCCTGGGAATGTTGTCGCCAACATAATTGCTGGAGGCGTCGCAGAGGCTGGCGCCCAACA GGCAGGTGATCTTATGCAAGACTTAAAGACTGGGCATCTGCTGCATGCCTCTCCTCGAGCGCAATTCTATGGCCAGATGATTGGATCAGTGCTATCGATTTTCGTCAGTGCAATCGCATACAACCTCTATACCCGAGCGTATACGATACCTGGTCCACAATTTCCTGCGCCTACCGCATATGTTTGGCTCTCTTTCGCTAGGCTGATTGGGTCTGGTGGCGGGCTTCCGGATCATATCAAGCCCTTCATTATCAATGCCGCTGTAATAACGGCATTGATTGCCAGCTTCAAGGCACAGGCTTTGACTCGGGGGAAATGGTGGGCGAAATGGATACCCAGTGGTGTGGCTTTTGCTATTG GTTTTCTCAATACGCCAAGCTTTACGATTGCCCGTCTAATTGGAGGCATTGCTGAGTTGCTATACCGACGCCGAGTTGCACGTCTCCGCTCTAATGGAGAAGCCGCAAGTGATGTAG AATGCACTGATCGCGAAAGCAAGGAGGACGTCTCTGACCACAAGAGCGAGGAACTATTCAGGTCATTAGTAACATGCG GAATATGTTTACAATTGTACGTCGACCCGGTTGCTCTCCTGAACTGTCTGCACCTTGCTTGTGGAGCTTGTGCGAAGGAATGGCTGAAAAG CTCCAAATCATGTCATGAATGTCGCGGCCCAGTTCGGGGGGTGCACGATAGCCACTATGCTCTTGCAGTGGTTGAAGCGTATCACTCGGTCGCTCCAAACTCTAGCTTGTGTCAGGAACGAACTCCCGAAGTCATTGCTGCTTTACGTGAGCAATATAAACCAGGCCAAAAATTAACCATCGGCGAGGAAAGTGAAGAGAGCTCAGATGAGAGCCGAAGCGACTCTTCCGAGTCTGAGAATGAAGACAATGAATCGCCTGAAGAAGAGTCATATTATAGGGAACTCCGGCT ACATAATGATAGCTGCCCCTTCTGTGATCGGGCCGGCGGTTCTGGTGGCGAATTTATGTGCCCAGTACCATGTGCCCGACCAGCCGACGATGTAGGATCACGAACCGTGCCGGTGGGGCACACAATATGTAGCGAATGTCATCGGTTTTTGCCGACACGGAGTGACCTCCTTCACTTGCACT GCGCAGTTTGTACTCGAACAACTTGTTCAGAATTTGGAAAATCTTGCCTACCGAGTCTTACAGCCGCGGAGGTTAGGGTGGAGTTGGAACTAGGGGTTCTGAGAG ACGCAGATTTTCGTGGCGACTACGAGTTACCTTTGACACACGCTTTTGGCGATAACGAGTTCGAACGCGATATCTTTAGGACATGGGCTACTAACACGGATTTTAGCCTTCAGGATTTATTCCGTGAAATCCTTGCTTTTCGGGGCTCAAGCTTACCAaaagcatcttggcatggcaatGCAAACGAAGCGATTGGCTCGCCTTATGTTAGCGTTGATGATAAGGTGTGCACTTCGTGTGTATTGGACCTTGTAGAAGCAAGCCTGTTTGAATGGTGGATATGCAAACGCCAATCTGGGGCTATCGAACTTCCAG AGGATGTTACCACTCGTGAGGATTGTTGGTATGGTGTAGAGTGTCGCACTGCTCGCCACAACTACCGACACGCAATGAACTATAATCATATTTGTCGAAAGACTTCAATCGACCAACAAACAGAAAGCCATGATTCCCCCGAGAACGGAAACCGCTATGTTGCCTATAGTGGTGATTTGAATACCACTTTCCCCGCATTCAGCCCATCAGCAATTATATTTCGGGACAAGGGAAAAGAGCTGTCTTTCATGTGCTCCTCAGTCCGCGGTACCGAACCGCTGGCAGATATAATCCCTGGCAAAGCCACTGTTTGGGGGTTTGGCTATGGGGTATATGTTTATTACGGGGAGGAGGGTCAGGAGCATCTGCAAGACGGATCAGTACAGCTCCTGATAGACACCAAGGGCATGCATTGGGTACCAGCCTCGTGTGGGGTGGTCCCAGAGGGCTGTCGTCCAGTAGTTGGAGGTCGCAGAGTTTCTGCTGGCCGAACCCTGGAACTACATCATTGCGCTGTATGGTGGTATGGCCAAAGGGTTCCAGGCTATGTTTGCAAAGATTCTGGGTACGCTGCAATCACTTGGGGCGGGCAGGAGTGGTATTTTAAGGACAACTACGAACTCTTGTGCTGGAAATAA